The Oreochromis niloticus isolate F11D_XX unplaced genomic scaffold, O_niloticus_UMD_NMBU tig00007808_pilon, whole genome shotgun sequence DNA segment TACGTTTTCTTTGCTTGTTCTCTTCTTGATCTCaggctttgtggcagctttcaACTGCACCAGCCCAACTCCTGCCGCCCTGTTTGATCAACTCGCAAAACATTTGTTCTCTAACAAACTGCTGCGTCCCGTCGAAACCTTTGCAAAGCCAATAAACATATCCATCAGCATAACAGTGGCAGGAATTTTAGGAGTGGTGAGTCTACACAGCTTATACACAAAATATTAACATCATGTCATCTATGTGGAACTAATAATCCTTATGACTCTAATATACTTTCTAATGTTACTCATCTTTAGGatgaaaaaacccaaacactgTCTTCAGTCTTATGGCAGGTCCTG contains these protein-coding regions:
- the LOC109198614 gene encoding 5-hydroxytryptamine receptor 3C-like, whose amino-acid sequence is MAGVKAAELIVICFMLLQGFVAAFNCTSPTPAALFDQLAKHLFSNKLLRPVETFAKPINISISITVAGILGVDEKTQTLSSVLWQVLVCLEQLSELKQ